A window of Phacochoerus africanus isolate WHEZ1 chromosome 11, ROS_Pafr_v1, whole genome shotgun sequence genomic DNA:
AGGGACTCCTGCAGAGCTTGCTTTACTGTGGAAGTCACCGCTGAAAGGCGGGGGAGATATCCATAAGCCCAAGTAATGTGCTCTAAGAACGCCCAGCACTTTCCTGAGCCAAGGGAACTAACTAGGATCTCACCCAGGAGTCCACACCACATCTGACAGTCCCAATAAGCACTTTACAAGTACCAATTcgtttaatccttttttttctttttatggccgcacctgtggtatatggaagttcccaagctaggggtggaatcagagctgtagccactggtctataccacagccacagcattgcctgATCCGAGCTGCCcctggacctataccacagctcacagcaacgccaaatccttagcccactgagcaaggccagggatcaaacccgcatcctcatggatactatgccagttcttaacctgctgaaccacaacaggaattcctcaactAATCCTAATAGGTGTCATTAGCACTTACATTCTATGTCATGTAATAGAGATCAAGAGGCTATGGGATTTGTCAGAAATCACAAGCCTACTAAGAATGGAGGTCAATGTGCTAGCCTCCTGGGGGTGTGGTGCCCTAGCTAAGTACTTTGGGTCTAGGAAGATAACTTACTGCTGAAGGTCCCCATCACCTTTCCTTCCAACTTGCTGGCCACAGATTCACAGAGCTGGACTGCAATGTCTGCTGCCACATTCTTAGCTGAGGAGATAGGGGACAGGTGTGGTGTGAGTGCCACACTAGCAGTGAATGACCCTCATGGTACAGCCAAGAAACTGGACGTCGTTCCACCCCACACCATCCCTTCCCCATAAACACAAGTGCCCCTGTTGCACAGGCTCACCAATGAGATGGTCACGCATCTTATCCAGCACAGATTCCATGTCTTCTCGACTCAAGCTCTTGGAACCCACAAGGCCCTTCAGCATCCCAAACATGCCACCCAGAGTCCCTTTGGTAGAACTGCAGGCACAGGAGATGATACGATGTATAGAAAGCCAGGAGGCAGCAGTCAGGTCTCATCAACTGTGCAgccacacccaccaccaccacctggaATCTCCTACCTAGGTTTGGTGGAGTTTTGAGTGGCCCCTTCAtcatctgagctgctgcagtccaAATCCTGAAGCTGGCCTCCAGGCCCAGTCCCTCGAATCTGAAGGGTATGGGGAAAGAAGTAGGTGGGATCAGGAACACtaagggctgggggcagggggtggcaggCAGGATTTGCCCTTTCTACACTGTCCCACCTCTTTGACTTGGAAAGCTCCACATGGAACTCACTCCCTCGCTCCAACAAACCAAGGGTACCGCCCTCCTCACTTCTACTTCCTCCCCCATTTCTTCTTAAGGGGACCCTTCACTCTGGACTCTGCTGCCTCCTACCAAGTTGATGTCCTCAGGCGGGGCCGCCTCGGGGGCTCCATTGGTGGTGGGAGTGCTGTAGTCCAAGACTTCCTTGTTAGCAGAGCCACCCAGTGCCCACACACGGGGtgcttttttgcctttctccttGGGAGCATCTGACTTTGTGGACTTGCTGCAAAGAATTATAGCACAAAGGGTTATGGtggagaagcaggaaagaaaaccTCCACCCAAGAAAGAGCCAGAGACTCCCCTGGCCCCCAATGTATTGAGGTAACAGTACTTAGGGCAAAAGCTAGAATGCTCACCCCGacttctccacacccctcccatGCTTCTGAATGAACTCTTCTCGCTTCCTACGGATCAGTTCCTCTTTGGAAAGTTCCACCCCATTCTCAGGCCCCACTGGGACACCTGACTTTTCTGTGGGGACTGCTTTGCTGGTAGCCAAAGGGCCATCAGAACCTGTCAAGGAGACAactcactgaggaaaaaaaaaaagtaccaaattCCAACAAAATAGACAGATGGGAAACAGCTTTCCAAATCATGTAAAAGCAAACATCCTGGAGATCACAAAGACTGGAGACCACGGTGAGGGTGGTGGGCCCCTGATCGAGGGAGGCAAGCAAgaccaaagaaaggaagagggaaccACTCCAGCACCGTCTGAACAACTTCCATGCCCGGGATATCCAAGGGTGTGACGTTTCAAACTCACCCTCTTTCTTGGcccccttttttttgctgttctttgctttttccttggGCTTTTCACCCCGTGTCTCAATCATGGACCTCACAGGTTTTTTGGACTTTTCAGAGTCTTCAAATTTCTTCATGGTAGTAGGAGCACGGATCTTACTGCTCTCCTCTGCTTCgctaaagagaaaagagaatggtcTCAATCCAGGGGAACGGGCCACACGCCAAGAGGACAATCAGAACTGGGCAACACACTTATGagtttctgggctttttttctggctgaggaGTGCAGCAGCTTGAcatgggattgaacccaggccgaAGTGGtaaaagtgctgaatcctaaccactagaccaccaaggatcTCACAGAAGTGTCTTTTCGTCCCCTCcttaatgagagttgcaatgtttatttcaggttctctcttttttccttctcccccttttttgccacacccaaggcaatgtggaagttcctggggctagggattgaacctgtgccacagcagcaacccaacccacagcagtgaaaacgcaggagctttaacccactaggccaccagagaaatcCCCTAGGAGTGTCTTTCAAGCCACAATTTATGACCCTTGGGAAGGAAAGGAGCTCATCAAGCCAAAGAAATCGATTTTAGAGAGGGGAGGCCTCTCACCGAAGGAGCCGCAGAAAGTCATTTTGGAAATCAAAAGTGCCATTCAATAGACTTAAAGCACTTTGCTGTTGAATCTCAGTGCGGTACTTGTCCCGAAATAGCCGGTGCACATCATCTATCAACTTGTCTACATAGGTCAGTGTTAGGATCTTCTGAAAACCAACCTGTTTAGGGAAAGAAACAGAGCCAACAGATCTGCTTACATGCCAGCCAGAAGAGGGAAGCCAACTCAACCCAGGCCTCCAGAGACTGGCTCAGCCACCTGGCAGATTTCCCTGACCTGAGGAGCAGCCAAGCTCTCTGATGGGGCCCAAGagcttcttccctttccctctccaccctccctgTCTTCTCACTTACTTCATCATATACACTGGGTGCAATTAATCAAGGTTTTCTTAATATCAGAACTATACTGCGAATGTAACTATTGCCCCTCTAAAATACCCCCACTTACCACAAACACCAGCTCAAACTGGTTGTCCAGTTTATACTTGAGTGTGAGTGCCTCATGGGTGAAGGAGTTGTTACCTCCCCTTTCCTGGAAAAACAAGAGTTATGTCTCAAAGCTCAGACTATCCCCACCAAACCCAGACTTGGGCCCCTCTAGGATTACCTTTAGGAAAGAGCTAGACATTCCCCCAAAGTCAAACCTGTCCCCAGGGCAACAAGATGAGGGGGGACTTCTCTCCACCATTTCACTAGGGAGAAAAGGAGACACCAAgctggagggcagagggaaagAGGTGGGACGTGGAAGGACACGTGCGGGCTGAAAGGTAAATAGTCCCCATATAAACAATCGCAGCTGTATAGTATTAGTTCCTAAAAGACCGTTTTCTATTCAGTATCCCACTCAGCCATCGAAACAAGAGAAAATCAAGCTGCTCGGGGCAAACGGAGGAAACGATGGCAAGTCTCAACAGACTACGGAATCCAGCCAGAGTCCCATGAagcggagggggaggggacgTCGCAAAGTTGCGGGATGGTGtgatgagggagggagaaaaaaggggAGTCCCGGTTACGAGTGAGTGGCCAGTCTGAGGTGGGccgagggagtgggagggaggcgCGGGATCAGTCGAGGGGGACTATGGACCGGGTCAGAGAGACGAGCCCGGAGTTCTGATCCTGCGGGGGCGGTACCTGCAGCAGCACGGAACGAATCAACGCGTTAACCGGCCCGGTGCATGAGTCGCTCACGCCCTGGAAGCACCAGAGCACGAGCCCGCCTTTGGAGAAAATGGTAAAGAAGTCGAGCATGGCGGCAGCGGGAAAGGAGCCGGGGCCGCCGCCGGGAACTCAGGCCGCGATCACCGCCGCTTCCTGCTGCGCCAAGCTCAGGACACGTCACACCAGTGGCCCCGGAAACCGGCTCTTCCGCACTTCCGCTCAGCGGCCCCGGgatccctcccccactcctccagCTGGCGCGCGGGATCTACGTAGACTCCAGGCTTGCCAATGGCGGGTAGGGGCGGGCCTAGGCGGGGCTCTCGGGGATGCACGGAAGGGGTCGACAGCCTATCAGGCGGAGGGGCGGGGCCCAGGGGAGCCGCCGGCCAATGGGCACGCTCGGATGAATGGCCCGTGGCGCAGAGCAGTGACGGCTGGCTTACCAGTGTAGGGTACCCTCCCACAGCTGCCGGACGCTGGAGGGCCATGCTTCGGAGGACGCTGTGGCTCGGCTTGCGCCGGGGCCTCTTGGGCCGGGAGCTAGGCACACGCAGAGGAGGCTCTACTCTGGGTAAAGTTGAGGGCAGCGGAGGGTATCATGGTTCTGGGATGCCCCCAATGTCCAGCCATGTGACCTTCAGGACTTgggatccctggccacgctcagaaGACAGTGGGTCGCTGGAAGAAGGGATATCTTACCTGCCAGAGCTTGTACAGTCTGGACAGGTGTATGGATCCAGAGGTTGCCCTTCTCAGGTGACAAATCCCAGTTCGTTCTATGCCTGAGCTTACCGCCAGAATAACAGCCATGGTGATTCATTGGTTTCACAGAAGTGCATTAAGTCCTGCTCGCATGCAGGATGCTGTTCTTAGTGTTGTAGtcatgaaagaggaaagaagagaaggaggattCGATATATGTTCTGGAGGTGCCTGAAGTGTAGCTGGAAAGGAAAGGCTTCAATAGACCGGTTCAAGGCTGGAAAGAACCCAGCTTAAGAGTTATGCCCTGCACTGCCAGGGGAGTAGCTAGTATACATGGAACAGATGCGAACCGAGGTCAGCCTTGAAAGATGATGTTTACTGATTCAAGGAAGGTATGATGTCCAGGTGCTGGAGAACTGAACAAAGGTTAGGAGGAGAAAAATACTGTTCTTACACAAGGAATTAGCAAAGGCCATCCAGATAGAGTTTGAGTAGTAGTATGAAATATAGTCTGGAGAGGTAAAATAAATCCAGATCAAAGAAAGAGTCACATGCTGCTGAGAAGAGTTTGAACTTGAACTGGAGACAAGACTCAGAGATTTGTGAGTTAGGTGTGGAAGTCAAAAGGATTCAGTAttctaaacatttattaagcacttaggatgtaccaggtactgtgctaggcTGGCTATTTCGGTGAAGAAGGTAGAATACAGTATGAAGCAATCCCAGAGAAATGCAAGGTTGCAGGTGTGTTGCATGCTGCAAAAGAGCCGTTCACGGAGCTATGAGATAGTGTGACAGGAGAACTTGGCATAGTCCAGGGGGCATCTCTGAGAAAATAATAACTGGGCTGAGATCTAAAGGAAGCAAGGGATTACCTGGGCAAAGAAGTGGGCACAGAGTTTCAAAGCAGAGAGGTCACCTGTGTGGACCCCTGTGATAAGAAtgaggagctggggctggagtgTGCGGAGAAGACTAGGAGAATAGGAGCCAGATTGTACAGTGTCTTCAAGGGCCATGTGGAAAGTTTTGGACTTTAATCCTTAGAGTAACGGAAAACCACTGGAGGGTTTAAGCAAGAGGGCATGTGATTAAAATagtgtttagaaaaaaatcattctagcTGTGCAAGAGGGGAATGAGTGGAAACAGCTGAGAGAAACAGTATCATGGTTTGGTCTAGGGCGGTGGtggtacagatgaagaaaaagggagaggttGGGGAGGTATTTAGGAGGCAAAGTCATCAGGACTTGATGACAGGACATGAATGTAGGTGTGCTGGTGGTGACAGAATAAGCTGCTGTTCAGAGGGTCCGTGCTCCAGAGGACGCTGGACATCTTGGTGCCTGGGCTCAGGCAAGAGAAAGGTCTGCACAGAAGAGAGATATGTGTGAGTCGCCTAGCCTAGGGAGAGAGTAGAGAGGGTTAATTTTAGGAAAGGTGAATCTCGCTGGGCTGGGCATCATGCCCACAAAGGAAGAGAGACTCTGGCATGGAGACCATGAAGCAAAGCTAGGAATGCTGCTGGGTGCGGGCTAACCTTGTGAGAAGGGGTGACAATGAGAATTGAAAGCTCAGTGTCAGTTTAGCCCACCTTTTCCTCTGCCCATTCTCTAACTGCCCCCACTTCCTGGAAAGGAGACCTTCGGCCCTCTTTGACCATAACTGCATCCCACAGACTGGGATGGAAAAGTGTCCGATATTAAGAAGAAGATCCAGTCCATCCTTCCTGGAGGGGCCTGGAAGCCACTGTACGACACCAGCCACCTGCCCCCTGAACAAGCAGATGTGGTgattgtggggggtggggtgcttgGCCTGTCCGTGGCCTATTGGCTGAAGAGGTTGGAAAAGCAGCGAGGTGCCATTCGGGTGCTGGTGGTGGAGCGGGACCACACGGTGAGGTCCGGGGTTGGGCAGTCATGAGCCGGGCACCAGGGACTCAAGggatgggagaaggggaggagaggaaagaccTCTGTCCTTGACGGTCCAAAGGGCAGGGACTGGGCTTTGGTCTTTGTTGAGAAATAGTCCCAGGTTCCTCCTACCTGGACAACACAGATTTTGCTTTGGGAAGCAAATTTGGTAGTGTTGGCTCTTTTGCAATCTCACAGGTCTGGCCTGCAGTCAAGCTGCAATTAACACAGTTATTGCAACCCCTTTTCAGGTTGTGTGACTTCCAAGGTTTTTGCGCTTTGATCGTTCCTGTCTACCCCTGCCAGCTAGTCATGAATCTTGCTCCTTTGACCATATGCCTCTATTTTCCACCATCAGTAAAGCAAATGTCCATCTGCTGCCTTGGACATCCAGCCTGTCACCATTTTGCCTGACTGTGCCCAGCCCTTTTTAGATGACTGAGCCTCTCTGCCAAGCACATCTGTTAATAAGGATTTTAATAACTGTTTCCCTTGTCGGGCTGCTGGTTAACTTGCACATGGGTTTATCCATGTCAACCCCTCTTAGATTATAAAGTGGCCAGTAGGACTCCCCTTTAACTTTTGGCGTGTGTCTCTCACCCTCTATTATGGTGTTCTGCTCACATATATGTCACCTTCTCTTGTCTCTACAGTATTCCCAGGCCTCCACGGTGCTTTCTGTGGGCGGGATTCGTCAGCAGTTCTCACTGCCTGAGAACATCCAGCTCTCCCTCTTTTCAGCCGAATTTCTACGGAACATCAATGTACGTGTGATGAGATCGGGGGGTTGGTGGTGACCCTTCCATTagcccagagaggggagcagCCCAGTCAGCGGGGGTATATGGAGCAGGAGTTCGAAGTTCTGGTTTTCTTCCCAGGGGCGGTGCCTGGAGAGGGCTTCTCCCTGGGTTGAGGCCCCCGAGCCTGGGGCTGTGGTAAGAGGTCCAGGAaagccctccctcccttcttttcttttttgctttttagggccacactcttggcttatggaagttcccaggctgggtcgaattggaattgcagctgccagcctataccacagccacagtagcgctggatccaagctgcatctgtgacctacagcacagctcacggcaacaccatttccttagcccactgagagagtccaaggatcaaacctgcaacctcatgaatcctagtcaggttcattaacctctgggccatgaagggaactcccctccctcccttcttgaAGTCAGCTTCTTCAAGgagcttttttttcttggctttttagggctgcacccacggcatatggaggttcccaggctaggggtcgaatcggagctgtagccaccagcccacaccacagccacagccacaccagatctgatcttcatctgccacccacaccagagctcatggcaatgccggatccttaacccactgagcgaggccagggacaaaacctgcaacctcatggttactggtcagattgatttctgctgtgctacaatgggaactccagcttcttcAACAAGCTTTTCTTTGCACACAGGAGTACTTGGCTGTGGTCGATGACCCTCCCCTGGacctccagttcaacccctcTGGGTACCTCTTTCTGGCTTCAGAGAAGGGGGCTGCGACCATGGAAAACAACGTGAAGGTTCAGAGGTGGGCGCCTGGCACAGCTTCCATGCTGTGTCTCAGCTGCCTGCACGCAGTGGGTCCTGACTCACATTAGGCACCAGGCTGATGGAGCTGACAGGACGGGGCCCTGCTCTCTAGGAGCTTCGTCTGTCAGGCAGACACGGGCAGCCCGCCCATGCCCCTGCTAATGCTGTAACACAGACAGCGCTGCCACCGTGGTTCCTAAATTGCCGGGAAATGAGAACCACCCAGGACGCGTCCCACTTCCTAAGTCAGGATCCCAGGGAGGGCTCCTAAAATCTGCGGGTATTCTCCCTAAGAGCCAGGGGGTAAAGCTCGAAGGCTTTGCGGGCCATACAGCCTTTGTTACAGACAAAACCCTGCAGCTGAAGCACAGAATCACCCACCCACAAAAATACAAGCAGATGAGGGGCTCATGTGAAAGACAGGCCATGGCCAGACTTGGCGATGCCGCCCCAAGTGGGTCTCGTGACCAGTCAAGCGTGACCATCTTTAACAGATACATCTATGAGTCTCACTGGTGACGTCAGGTCACATCCTAAATGCTTTACAAGTAgttattcatttactcatcagAATATCCCCATCTTACATGTGGGGAAACAGGCATGTGGCGCTAGTAAGTGGTGGccctgggatttgaaccaggcaATCTGGCTCGTGACTGTGTCCTTCTAGTGCCTATGATGCTGCCTTTGGGCATCAGCATCCCAGAGGAGATGGTTGTGCTGGTGAACAGGACTGCACTAGGAGGCAGACAGGAAGGCCATCCCAGGCAGGAGTGGAGGGAACAAAGTGACCCACCCTTGTTGCAAAAGTTCCTGGAGCAGTTAGGGGGTGCCCGGCAGCTAAGCGTAGCAGAGGGAGGATAGGGCGTCAGAGACGTCAGATGCTAAAGGGTCTCGGCTGGGCGCGGGGTCTTTTCTAGGCAGCAAGTTTCCGTGGGGACTTTAGGAAGGAGGAGTGCTGCAAATGAGGTGACTTGTGACTTGCTTCTGCCCCTGCACACTCCGCCTCTccaaaacatgcacacacacccacacatttCTCCAGGCAGGAAGGAGCCAAAGTTTGTCTGATGTCTCCAGAGCAACTTCGGAAGAAGTTTCCTTGGATAAACACAGAGGGAGTGGCTTTGGCATCTTATGGTGAGGCTTGCTTGCAGAGGGGGCGAGGGGTGCGGGGCTTCAGGTTAGAAGACTCAGCACCCCCCAGCCAAGTCACGGAGGAGCACTTCCCCCAGGCCATGCTGGCTCTGCTGGTCTTCCATAGGATTTGACTCTGGTTGATCAGCATGACTTTCCTCCACTTGTGAGCCCTAAAGAGTTTGAGACACACGAAAAACAGGAGAGGGGAGTCCTAGCCCCTCTTGACAAGTCCACTTTCTCCTCACAGGGTTGGAGAATGAAGGTTGGTTTGACCCCTGGTGTCTGCTCCAGGGGCTTCGGCGAAAAGTCCAGTCCATGGGGGTCCTTTTCTGCCAAGGAGAGGTAACACGTGAGTCCGCGACCCCGTGCTCACCACTCGTGTCCTCTGCCAGTCAGGACACCGACCTAGACGGGGTCTCGCCTTCACGCACAGGCTGAGCTAGGGCAGGGGAGGTCCTGGGCATCTTGCCTCTCACTCCTGACTGGGTTTTCTCCATGACTCGTGATCTGCTGGAAGAGTTGAGCATTCCTGTGCGCTGCGGCCAAGTTCATCCCTGTTCCCCCGTCTCTGTGTGCTTCAGTGTCTAAGGGAAGCTCCCAGCCTTCCAGCTTTCTTTCCTCATGAAACCAGAGGAAtcgccctctccttcctcttcaggGCTTCAggggcatattttattttctttttcctgtaggTTTCGTCTCTTCATCTACCCACATGGAGACCATCAGTGGGGAGGAAGTGACTTTGAAAAGGATCCATGAAGTCCAAGTAAGTTCCCAGCTTAAGTTTCTTCTTTACCGAAGTGCAGAGGCGAGAACAGCAATgattccttttgatttccttctgcCCACTTCCAGggtgggtaaactgaggctcaggaagtaAAGTACTGTTCCCAGTGGCCATTGTGTGGGCCagagcctccctcccttcccctctggtgCCCGCAGGTGAAGATGGACTGCAGCCAGGAGTACCAGCCTGTGGAATGTGCCATAGTGGTCAATGCCGCCGGGGCCTGGTCCGGGCAAATTGCAGAGCTGGCTGGTGTTGGGAAGGGGCTGCCTGGCACTCTGCAGGGCACCAAGCTGCCTGTGGAGCCAAGGAAGAGGTGCCTTTCCCAGGGCAGCTGATGGGTGGCAAAAGcagagtggggggcgggggcagagttGCTGTTCCCACCACTTCTAACATCGCTGGTCATGGCAGGTATGTGTACTTGTGGCACTGCCCCCAGGGACCAGGCCTGGAGGCACCGCTCGTTGCAGACCTCAGTGGAGTCTATTTCCGCCGGGAAGGACTAGGCAACAAGTACCTGGGCGGCTGCAGCCCCGCCGAGGTAAGCTACGTGGGGCAGGGGTGCCAGGAGGGAGACTGTCATTTAGGAGTCAGTCTTCTTTGGAAGGCGCAGAGCAGGTATTGATGTCACAGTCCCCTCTGGTTTGAATTGAGGTCTCTTCCCCCACCCTTACCTACCGAGGGGACTGATGAAAAGGGTCAGTgaggcctggctctgcccttgTGTCCCAGGCAACATAAGCCTTGTCCCCTCCTCTCACCCCAGGAGGAAGAACCAGACCCAGGGAACCTGGAAGTGGACCATGATTTCTTCCAAGAGAAGGTGTGGCCCCCTTTGGCCTGGAGGGTACCAGCTTTTGAGACTCTAAAGGTAActcagaggagggagttcccattgaagcTGAGCAGGTTACGAACTCAAGTAATatcataaggacacgggttcaatccttggcctccctcagtgggttaaagatccggtgttgccctgagctg
This region includes:
- the FOXRED1 gene encoding FAD-dependent oxidoreductase domain-containing protein 1 isoform X1 codes for the protein MLRRTLWLGLRRGLLGRELGTRRGGSTLDWDGKVSDIKKKIQSILPGGAWKPLYDTSHLPPEQADVVIVGGGVLGLSVAYWLKRLEKQRGAIRVLVVERDHTYSQASTVLSVGGIRQQFSLPENIQLSLFSAEFLRNINEYLAVVDDPPLDLQFNPSGYLFLASEKGAATMENNVKVQRQEGAKVCLMSPEQLRKKFPWINTEGVALASYGLENEGWFDPWCLLQGLRRKVQSMGVLFCQGEVTRFVSSSTHMETISGEEVTLKRIHEVQVKMDCSQEYQPVECAIVVNAAGAWSGQIAELAGVGKGLPGTLQGTKLPVEPRKRYVYLWHCPQGPGLEAPLVADLSGVYFRREGLGNKYLGGCSPAEEEEPDPGNLEVDHDFFQEKVWPPLAWRVPAFETLKVQRAWAGYYDYNTFDQNGVVGPHPLIVNMYFATGFSGHGLQQAPAVGRAVAEMVLEGHFQTINLSPFLFTRFYLGEKALEHCIL
- the FOXRED1 gene encoding FAD-dependent oxidoreductase domain-containing protein 1 isoform X2, with product MLRRTLWLGLRRGLLGRELGTRRGGSTLGKVEGSGGYHGSGMPPMSSHVTFRTWDPWPRSEDSGSLEEGISYLPELVQSGQVYGSRGCPSQYSQASTVLSVGGIRQQFSLPENIQLSLFSAEFLRNINEYLAVVDDPPLDLQFNPSGYLFLASEKGAATMENNVKVQRQEGAKVCLMSPEQLRKKFPWINTEGVALASYGLENEGWFDPWCLLQGLRRKVQSMGVLFCQGEVTRFVSSSTHMETISGEEVTLKRIHEVQVKMDCSQEYQPVECAIVVNAAGAWSGQIAELAGVGKGLPGTLQGTKLPVEPRKRYVYLWHCPQGPGLEAPLVADLSGVYFRREGLGNKYLGGCSPAEEEEPDPGNLEVDHDFFQEKVWPPLAWRVPAFETLKVQRAWAGYYDYNTFDQNGVVGPHPLIVNMYFATGFSGHGLQQAPAVGRAVAEMVLEGHFQTINLSPFLFTRFYLGEKALEHCIL
- the FOXRED1 gene encoding FAD-dependent oxidoreductase domain-containing protein 1 isoform X3, with the translated sequence MLRRTLWLGLRRGLLGRELGTRRGGSTLDWDGKVSDIKKKIQSILPGGAWKPLYDTSHLPPEQADVVIVGGGVLGLSVAYWLKRLEKQRGAIRVLVVERDHTYSQASTVLSVGGIRQQFSLPENIQLSLFSAEFLRNINEYLAVVDDPPLDLQFNPSGYLFLASEKGAATMENNVKVQRQEGAKVCLMSPEQLRKKFPWINTEGVALASYGLENEGWFDPWCLLQGLRRKVQSMGVLFCQGEVTRFVSSSTHMETISGEEVTLKRIHEVQVKMDCSQEYQPVECAIVVNAAGAWSGQIAELAGVGKGLPGTLQGTKLPVEPRKRYVYLWHCPQGPGLEAPLVADLSGVYFRREGLGNKYLGGCSPAEEEEPDPGNLEVDHDFFQEKVWPPLAWRVPAFETLKHHRISSTLLLSRASCSHVWLGGQVDHCA
- the SRPRA gene encoding signal recognition particle receptor subunit alpha translates to MLDFFTIFSKGGLVLWCFQGVSDSCTGPVNALIRSVLLQERGGNNSFTHEALTLKYKLDNQFELVFVVGFQKILTLTYVDKLIDDVHRLFRDKYRTEIQQQSALSLLNGTFDFQNDFLRLLREAEESSKIRAPTTMKKFEDSEKSKKPVRSMIETRGEKPKEKAKNSKKKGAKKEGSDGPLATSKAVPTEKSGVPVGPENGVELSKEELIRRKREEFIQKHGRGVEKSGKSTKSDAPKEKGKKAPRVWALGGSANKEVLDYSTPTTNGAPEAAPPEDINLIRGTGPGGQLQDLDCSSSDDEGATQNSTKPSSTKGTLGGMFGMLKGLVGSKSLSREDMESVLDKMRDHLIAKNVAADIAVQLCESVASKLEGKVMGTFSTVTSTVKQALQESLVQILQPQRRVDMLRDIMDAQRHQRPYVVTFCGVNGVGKSTNLAKISFWLLENGFSVLIAACDTFRAGAVEQLRTHTRRLSALHPPENHGGRTMVQLFEKGYGKDAAGIAMEAIAFARNQGFDVVLVDTAGRMQDNAPLMTALAKLITVNTPDLVLFVGEALVGNEAVDQLVKFNRALADHSMAQTPRLIDGIVLTKFDTIDDKVGAAISMTYITSKPIVFVGTGQTYCDLRSLNAKAVVAALMKA